One part of the Enterococcus sp. DIV1094 genome encodes these proteins:
- a CDS encoding gamma-glutamyl-gamma-aminobutyrate hydrolase family protein: protein MQQKIGIVANQLLRATETFQGNQVTYTPQGFVNAVKQAGGLPVLIPISSPETASDYIQMVDKILLAGGQDVSPSLYNEAPHPKLTETNLDRDLFEQALINEALKQNKPILAVCRGMQLLNVALGGNLYQDLTLYPNWSVKHEQQPTPPQFATHEITVEPDSLLHELLPTSYFVNSYHHQAIRDLAPTLKATAYSPDGLVEAVESNEAEQRILGVQWHPELIHQKNPLDQKLFDYFVQSL from the coding sequence ATGCAACAAAAAATCGGTATCGTGGCTAATCAGTTATTACGAGCAACAGAAACTTTCCAAGGGAATCAAGTCACTTACACTCCCCAAGGCTTTGTTAATGCAGTGAAGCAAGCAGGGGGCTTACCGGTACTTATACCTATTTCTTCCCCAGAGACTGCTAGCGATTATATCCAGATGGTCGACAAAATACTTCTTGCCGGTGGACAGGATGTTAGTCCTTCACTTTATAATGAAGCGCCTCACCCTAAACTGACAGAAACGAATCTGGATCGGGATTTGTTCGAGCAGGCGTTGATCAACGAAGCCTTGAAGCAGAACAAACCAATCTTAGCCGTATGTCGCGGGATGCAATTATTGAATGTCGCTTTAGGCGGCAATCTTTATCAAGATTTGACGTTGTATCCGAATTGGTCAGTAAAACATGAACAGCAACCCACTCCTCCACAATTTGCGACCCATGAGATCACAGTGGAACCAGATAGTTTGCTTCATGAGTTACTTCCTACTTCTTACTTTGTGAATTCTTATCATCACCAAGCAATAAGAGATCTCGCGCCCACACTGAAAGCAACGGCGTATTCGCCTGATGGATTAGTCGAGGCTGTTGAAAGCAATGAAGCAGAGCAACGAATACTTGGTGTACAATGGCACCCTGAACTGATTCACCAAAAAAATCCATTGGATCAAAAATTATTCGATTATTTTGTTCAATCGTTGTGA
- a CDS encoding fructose-1,6-bisphosphatase, with translation MDQYLELLSEKFPTKEEVITEIINLEAILQLPKGTELFLSDIHGEFPAFDHILRNGSGNLREKIKDLFQDCLSEEEMKRLTIFVAYPEYALATDWYENEDKATLIHQLIELLRFTSIKYTRSKVRKGLPKEYSYIIEELLYIDDRVQGKKSYVRKIVDQLIEMNEEERFLKKLARTIQRMVIDHVHVVGDIFDRGTQAAKVMDRLMELPSTDIQWGNHDILWLGAYCGSETCLLTLLRIAARYNYLFELEKEYALNLRPLCSFATDTYQTNPLFTPKNMQDSTEREREEMEKIHQALAIMQFKLESQLLERRPEFEMADRDLLMSIDYEKNHLRLDDKEYTIHHPCFQTIAVEQPNRLTEEERQVIDTLMYSFQHSLRMQKHMAFLLEKGRMYLVTNQSVLFHGCMPVDENGEFLTFKLGKETYQGKRLMAFFEEQIRESARSPREKEDLATDLIWYAWSGPYSPLFGKSKMATFERYYLAEKETHVEVSNPYYRLRDTEWLSQKVRREFGVSLVGSVIINGHTPVKVKKGESPIKADGTVFVIDGGLSKAYQQTTGIAGYSLLCNSYGFQIVTHYPFLGIEEQFETANGLAEVKKVIDQQLPRKLNRDTTKGNDLQRQIQQLKKLLEYRKS, from the coding sequence ATGGATCAATATTTAGAGTTATTGTCAGAAAAATTCCCAACAAAAGAAGAAGTCATTACGGAGATCATCAATTTAGAAGCGATCTTGCAACTACCCAAAGGAACTGAATTATTTTTAAGTGATATTCATGGTGAGTTTCCCGCGTTTGATCACATTTTAAGAAATGGTTCAGGGAATCTGCGCGAGAAAATCAAAGATTTGTTTCAAGATTGTTTGAGTGAAGAGGAAATGAAACGATTAACGATTTTTGTTGCTTATCCAGAGTACGCACTAGCGACTGACTGGTATGAAAATGAAGACAAAGCGACATTGATCCATCAGTTGATCGAGTTATTGCGATTCACTTCTATCAAGTATACAAGGTCAAAAGTAAGAAAAGGATTGCCTAAAGAATATAGTTATATTATTGAAGAATTACTGTACATCGATGATCGTGTGCAAGGAAAAAAATCTTATGTGCGTAAAATCGTTGATCAGCTGATCGAGATGAATGAAGAAGAACGCTTTTTAAAAAAATTAGCCCGTACGATTCAGCGAATGGTGATCGATCATGTCCATGTAGTCGGAGATATCTTTGATCGGGGGACACAAGCTGCTAAAGTGATGGATCGCCTGATGGAACTTCCTTCGACTGATATCCAATGGGGAAATCATGATATTTTGTGGTTGGGTGCTTATTGTGGCTCTGAAACTTGTTTATTGACCTTGTTGCGTATCGCTGCGCGGTATAATTATTTGTTTGAATTAGAAAAAGAATATGCGCTAAATCTTCGTCCTTTATGTTCGTTTGCGACAGACACGTACCAGACGAATCCGTTGTTTACGCCTAAAAATATGCAAGACTCGACGGAACGTGAAAGAGAAGAAATGGAGAAGATCCATCAAGCGCTTGCGATCATGCAATTCAAGTTAGAATCGCAACTGTTAGAACGACGTCCAGAATTTGAGATGGCCGATCGAGATTTACTCATGAGCATCGATTACGAAAAGAATCATTTACGATTAGATGATAAAGAATACACGATCCATCATCCTTGTTTCCAGACGATCGCTGTGGAGCAGCCAAATCGCTTGACGGAAGAAGAGCGACAAGTGATTGATACCCTGATGTATTCTTTTCAGCATTCGCTTCGTATGCAAAAGCATATGGCTTTCCTTTTAGAAAAGGGAAGAATGTACCTAGTCACGAATCAGAGTGTGCTATTCCATGGATGTATGCCAGTAGATGAGAATGGGGAGTTTCTAACTTTTAAATTAGGAAAGGAGACTTATCAGGGGAAACGTTTGATGGCTTTCTTCGAGGAACAGATTCGTGAAAGTGCCCGATCACCGAGAGAAAAAGAAGATTTGGCGACTGATTTGATCTGGTATGCTTGGAGCGGTCCGTATTCTCCGCTGTTTGGTAAAAGCAAGATGGCGACGTTTGAGCGTTATTATTTAGCAGAAAAAGAAACACATGTAGAAGTCAGTAATCCCTATTATCGGTTACGAGATACTGAGTGGTTGAGTCAAAAAGTCCGGCGTGAATTTGGCGTTTCTCTTGTTGGTTCAGTGATCATCAATGGACACACCCCTGTCAAAGTAAAAAAAGGAGAGTCGCCGATCAAAGCCGATGGGACGGTCTTCGTGATCGATGGCGGATTATCCAAAGCATATCAACAAACGACAGGAATTGCTGGCTACTCATTGCTATGTAACTCTTATGGGTTTCAAATCGTGACGCATTATCCTTTTTTAGGGATCGAAGAACAATTTGAAACGGCGAATGGTTTAGCAGAAGTCAAAAAAGTCATTGATCAACAACTGCCACGAAAATTAAATCGAGACACCACAAAAGGAAATGACTTACAACGTCAGATCCAACAACTAAAAAAATTACTTGAATATCGCAAGAGTTAA
- a CDS encoding ABC transporter permease, which yields MRKFWIITKDVYLKNVKSISFIIMILVPFVLMGVIYLAGNFAQQNSETDKIGVIAEDQQITDYLSQSDMGDFHFEAFSSEDEAKSELSDEKIDAYMVVTTDNGEVTGELFSENSLGQATQLLIQQQLTGLQSMMRASSLGISPEEVAALSQPASFSRQKVSFDANGEMTIGEDNSAVQYAISYVATIILFIIILTYAQIIAQEIASEKGTRIMEVILSSTTAQKHFYGKLTGVLLVAVTQMALYGIIFAVGFNQFKDMEIVKNVLDGISLDSIFGPFLWYSLLFMFFGILIYAVLAALCGSLVNKAEDTAKAILPVTYLSLGGYMLGLILGASDPNNIVIRITSYIPFLSSYIMPIRLANETVEISGALISLVVLVIITFVLMFLSANMYKSNVLVYSEGGIWTSLKQSISIMKNERKKK from the coding sequence ATGCGTAAGTTTTGGATCATCACCAAAGATGTGTATTTGAAAAATGTGAAATCGATTTCGTTTATTATTATGATCCTTGTACCATTTGTCTTGATGGGTGTTATCTATTTGGCAGGGAATTTTGCGCAACAAAATAGCGAAACCGATAAAATCGGTGTGATTGCTGAAGATCAACAAATCACTGATTATTTGAGTCAATCAGACATGGGGGATTTCCACTTTGAAGCTTTCTCATCAGAAGATGAAGCAAAAAGTGAGTTATCTGATGAAAAAATCGATGCTTATATGGTCGTCACAACAGATAATGGCGAAGTAACTGGAGAATTATTCAGTGAAAACTCATTAGGCCAAGCTACGCAGCTGTTGATCCAACAGCAGTTGACGGGCTTACAATCGATGATGCGGGCAAGTAGTTTAGGGATCTCTCCAGAAGAAGTGGCGGCTTTAAGTCAACCGGCGTCATTCTCAAGACAAAAAGTCAGCTTCGATGCAAATGGCGAAATGACAATTGGAGAAGATAACTCAGCGGTTCAATATGCAATTAGTTATGTGGCTACGATCATTTTATTTATTATCATTTTGACGTATGCACAAATCATCGCACAAGAGATTGCTTCAGAAAAAGGCACAAGAATCATGGAAGTGATTTTATCTAGTACCACGGCTCAAAAACATTTTTATGGTAAACTGACCGGTGTACTATTAGTAGCCGTCACTCAAATGGCTTTATACGGCATCATCTTTGCTGTAGGGTTCAACCAGTTCAAAGATATGGAGATCGTCAAAAATGTACTAGATGGGATTTCTCTCGATAGTATTTTCGGTCCATTCTTATGGTATTCTCTACTATTCATGTTCTTTGGAATCTTGATCTATGCTGTCTTAGCGGCATTATGTGGCTCATTAGTCAACAAAGCCGAAGATACAGCAAAAGCGATCCTACCAGTGACTTATCTTTCTTTAGGTGGATATATGCTCGGCTTGATCCTTGGCGCATCTGATCCTAATAACATCGTGATTCGCATCACGTCATATATTCCATTTTTATCTTCTTATATCATGCCGATCCGTTTAGCAAATGAAACGGTTGAAATAAGTGGCGCATTGATTTCTCTAGTCGTGTTAGTGATCATCACGTTTGTATTGATGTTCCTATCTGCAAATATGTATAAGTCAAACGTTCTTGTATACAGTGAAGGTGGTATTTGGACTTCATTGAAACAATCGATTTCGATCATGAAGAATGAACGGAAAAAGAAATAA
- a CDS encoding ABC transporter ATP-binding protein: MLEVKDLVKTFGSYTAVDHVSFQIPDGKIMGLIGQNGAGKTTTFRLILDFLTQDQGEVLWNGHHLSEKDYDIIGYLPEERGLYPKVSIQEQLIYFAELRGKTKKEIEPKIDFWMEKFQVKGKKTDKVKSLSKGNQQKVQLIATLIHEPKLIILDEPFSGLDPVNAELLKDGIIELKKNGSCVIFSSHNMDNVEKICDHLIMLRNGEMVLDGKVHEIREAFGRTKLFLESGLSQQEIEEIEGVQKVVLREDQSLEITLDHPDVGKEIFTRATQFGYIPMFNQQPPTLEEIFKMKAGELHA; encoded by the coding sequence ATGTTAGAAGTAAAGGATTTAGTAAAGACGTTTGGCAGTTATACAGCTGTTGATCACGTTTCTTTTCAAATACCTGACGGGAAAATCATGGGATTGATTGGGCAAAATGGTGCAGGGAAGACAACGACTTTTCGGTTGATTTTAGATTTTTTGACGCAAGATCAAGGAGAAGTGTTATGGAATGGTCATCACTTGAGTGAAAAAGATTACGATATCATTGGGTATTTACCTGAAGAAAGAGGGCTTTATCCCAAAGTCTCAATTCAAGAACAGTTGATCTATTTTGCTGAATTGCGTGGGAAAACCAAAAAAGAGATTGAACCGAAGATCGACTTTTGGATGGAGAAATTCCAAGTAAAAGGAAAGAAAACAGATAAAGTAAAGTCCTTATCAAAAGGGAATCAGCAAAAAGTCCAACTGATTGCAACACTGATCCACGAACCTAAGCTGATCATTTTAGATGAACCCTTCAGTGGCTTAGACCCAGTCAATGCAGAGTTACTGAAAGATGGGATCATTGAGTTGAAGAAGAATGGCTCATGTGTCATTTTCTCCAGTCATAACATGGACAATGTTGAGAAGATTTGTGACCATTTGATCATGTTGCGTAATGGCGAGATGGTGTTAGATGGAAAAGTCCACGAGATTCGTGAAGCGTTTGGACGGACAAAGCTGTTTTTGGAATCTGGCTTGTCGCAACAAGAAATTGAAGAAATCGAAGGCGTTCAAAAAGTGGTTCTTCGTGAAGATCAATCGTTGGAGATCACGCTAGATCATCCAGATGTCGGAAAAGAGATCTTTACTCGGGCAACACAGTTTGGTTATATCCCGATGTTCAACCAACAACCACCTACTTTAGAGGAAATCTTCAAGATGAAAGCAGGTGAGCTACATGCGTAA
- the uvrC gene encoding excinuclease ABC subunit UvrC encodes MNERIKNKLALLPDQPGCYLMKDKNGTIIYVGKAKVLKNRVRSYFTGSHNTKTERLVSEIEDFEYIVTESNIEALLLEINLIKKNDPKYNIMLKDDKTYPFLKITNEKYPRLVITRKVLKDKAFYFGPYPDVGAANETKKILDRLFPLRKCKPSQTKEPCLYYHLGQCLCPYYFDVDPAEYTSIVNEVKRFLNGGYETIEAEIHEKMNKAAENMEFEKAAEYRDQIRAIETIMTRQKMTNTDLIDRDVFGYAIDKGWMCVQVFFVRQGKLIERDVSIIPFYNEAEEDFLTYIGQFYQENEHFIPKEVVIPDTIDQPSVEALLATKVIQPKRGEKKKLVELANKNARVALNERFDLIARKQERTIGAIERLGNAMNIPAPIRIESFDNSNIMGTDPVAAMVVFIDGKPAKKEYRKYKIKTVVGPDDYASMREVIYRRYARVIREELPLPDLILIDGGKGQVDVAKDVLENQLGIDIPVAGMAKNDKHKTNELLFGNELEVVPLERNSPEFFLLQRIQDEVHRFAITFHRQLRSKNSFASRLDEIEGLGPKRKKMLLKEFKSLKNITAASIEELQEIGLPKNVAQNVFNKLHES; translated from the coding sequence ATGAATGAACGAATAAAAAATAAATTGGCATTACTACCTGATCAGCCTGGCTGCTATTTGATGAAAGACAAAAACGGCACGATCATTTATGTAGGAAAAGCCAAGGTCTTGAAAAATCGTGTGCGTTCCTATTTTACGGGAAGTCATAACACGAAAACCGAGCGATTAGTCAGTGAGATCGAGGATTTTGAATATATCGTCACAGAATCTAATATCGAAGCTTTACTTTTAGAAATCAATTTGATCAAAAAGAATGATCCTAAGTACAACATTATGCTAAAGGATGATAAAACATATCCTTTTTTAAAAATCACGAATGAAAAATATCCACGGTTAGTGATTACTCGGAAGGTCTTAAAAGATAAAGCTTTTTACTTCGGACCTTATCCCGACGTTGGTGCAGCGAATGAAACGAAAAAGATTTTAGATCGTTTATTTCCGTTGCGAAAATGCAAACCCAGTCAGACAAAGGAACCTTGTCTTTACTATCATTTAGGTCAGTGTTTATGTCCTTATTATTTTGATGTAGATCCAGCGGAATATACCAGCATCGTGAATGAAGTCAAACGCTTTTTGAATGGCGGTTATGAAACAATCGAAGCTGAGATCCATGAGAAAATGAATAAAGCGGCAGAAAATATGGAATTTGAAAAAGCAGCAGAATACCGAGATCAAATCAGAGCGATCGAAACGATCATGACAAGACAAAAAATGACGAATACCGATTTGATTGATCGCGATGTCTTTGGCTATGCGATTGACAAAGGGTGGATGTGTGTCCAAGTATTCTTTGTACGTCAAGGAAAGTTGATTGAACGAGATGTATCGATCATTCCTTTTTATAATGAAGCTGAAGAAGATTTCTTAACGTACATCGGTCAATTTTATCAAGAAAATGAACACTTCATTCCAAAAGAAGTCGTGATTCCTGATACGATCGATCAGCCAAGTGTGGAAGCATTGTTAGCGACTAAGGTCATCCAACCAAAACGTGGTGAAAAGAAAAAATTAGTGGAGCTAGCCAATAAAAATGCAAGAGTCGCATTGAACGAACGCTTTGATTTAATTGCTAGAAAACAAGAACGAACGATTGGTGCCATCGAACGTCTAGGTAATGCTATGAACATTCCAGCACCTATCCGCATCGAATCGTTTGATAACTCCAATATTATGGGGACTGATCCAGTTGCCGCCATGGTCGTATTTATCGACGGAAAACCAGCAAAAAAAGAGTATCGAAAATATAAAATAAAAACGGTTGTCGGACCAGACGACTATGCCTCCATGCGAGAAGTGATCTACCGTCGTTACGCTCGGGTGATACGAGAAGAACTTCCTTTACCTGATCTTATTTTGATCGATGGTGGGAAAGGTCAAGTGGATGTAGCAAAAGATGTTCTCGAAAATCAATTAGGAATCGACATTCCAGTAGCTGGGATGGCTAAAAACGACAAACATAAAACAAATGAATTATTGTTTGGAAATGAATTGGAAGTCGTACCCCTTGAAAGAAATTCGCCGGAGTTCTTTTTATTGCAACGTATCCAAGATGAAGTCCATCGGTTTGCAATCACATTTCACCGCCAACTGCGTAGTAAGAATAGTTTTGCTTCGCGCTTGGATGAAATTGAAGGATTAGGTCCAAAACGGAAAAAAATGTTGTTAAAAGAGTTCAAATCGTTAAAAAACATCACCGCAGCATCGATCGAAGAATTACAAGAGATTGGTCTACCGAAAAACGTGGCACAAAATGTATTCAATAAACTGCATGAAAGTTGA
- the trxA gene encoding thioredoxin has translation MAQVITDATFNEETDKGLVLIDFWATWCGPCRMQAPILDQLEEEYDEDEFRIVKMDVDENPETPQQFGIMSIPTLLLKKDGEVVEKAIGVQSKEQLRQMIAQHL, from the coding sequence ATGGCTCAAGTAATTACAGATGCAACATTCAACGAAGAAACAGATAAAGGATTAGTTTTGATCGACTTTTGGGCAACTTGGTGTGGACCTTGTCGAATGCAAGCGCCAATTCTAGACCAACTAGAAGAAGAATACGATGAAGATGAATTCAGAATCGTGAAGATGGATGTTGATGAAAATCCTGAAACGCCTCAACAATTCGGGATCATGAGTATTCCAACATTACTTTTGAAAAAAGACGGCGAAGTAGTCGAAAAAGCGATCGGTGTCCAATCAAAAGAGCAATTACGTCAAATGATTGCCCAACACTTATAA
- a CDS encoding endonuclease MutS2 gives MNKRILETLEFEKVKQQVRQFVITAQGQEELAQLVPVNEEETIRYWLNETEDGLKVQRLRGGIPIPKLENIRPHMKRIEIGADLNGLELAQVSRVLSTTSELRRFIDDLADSEIEFERLYFWSDQLVAIPSLSRRLKEAIDDDGRVTDDASPELKTIRQNIRRSEQAVREQLDGIVRGKNAKYLSDAIITMRNDRYVIPVKQEYRGVFGGVVHDQSSSGQTLFVEPKQVVELNNRLRQYQIAERNEIQRILSELSAELVPHRQEILHNAFVIGKMDLMNAKARFGKELKAIVPTISTENIVDLKQARHPLIDQEKVVPNDISIGENYQAIVITGPNTGGKTITLKTLGLLQLMGQAGLPIPADEESQIGIFEDIFADIGDEQSIEQSLSTFSSHMTNTVDILSKVNEKSLVLFDELGAGTDPQEGAALAIAILDDLGKKSAYVMATTHYPELKVYGYNRSNTINASMEFNVDTLSPTYRLLIGVPGRSNAFEISSRLGLDNQVIDEAKQLMNDESQDLNEMITDLENRRKMAETEYLEMRHYVDEAQRLYNDLKEAYSYFFEEREQEMAKAKQKANALVSEAEENAEKIIADIRNLQKQVGQGTVKEHQLIDAKSQLANLHQEEQLKKNKVLKKAKEQKTLKPGDEVLVTTYGQRGTLLRKNGNQWQVEIGILKMNVYESELTPIAPQKEPQQRVIHTVRSDANSAVSNQLDLRGKRYEEALNEVDLYLDAAILAGYAQVTIVHGKGTGALRTGITDYLKNHRSVKSFDFAPGNQGGNGATIVKFK, from the coding sequence ATGAATAAACGTATCCTTGAAACATTAGAGTTTGAAAAAGTAAAACAACAAGTGCGACAGTTCGTGATCACAGCACAAGGGCAAGAAGAATTAGCTCAACTTGTGCCAGTGAATGAAGAAGAAACGATCAGATACTGGTTAAACGAAACGGAGGATGGTCTAAAAGTCCAACGCCTACGTGGCGGTATCCCGATCCCTAAATTAGAAAATATTCGCCCCCATATGAAACGAATCGAGATCGGTGCTGATCTGAATGGGCTTGAACTCGCACAAGTGTCACGCGTTCTTTCTACCACTAGCGAATTACGTCGTTTCATTGATGATCTAGCAGATAGCGAAATCGAGTTTGAACGTCTTTATTTTTGGTCCGATCAATTAGTTGCGATTCCTTCACTAAGTCGTCGCTTGAAAGAAGCAATCGACGATGATGGCCGGGTGACAGACGATGCGTCTCCTGAGTTGAAGACGATCCGCCAAAATATCCGGAGAAGTGAACAAGCGGTCAGAGAACAACTAGATGGGATCGTCCGTGGAAAAAATGCCAAATACCTGAGCGATGCCATCATCACGATGCGAAATGATCGCTATGTTATTCCAGTAAAACAAGAATATCGTGGTGTCTTTGGTGGTGTCGTCCACGACCAAAGTTCTTCGGGTCAAACATTATTCGTCGAGCCAAAACAAGTCGTTGAATTGAATAATCGTTTGCGCCAGTACCAAATCGCGGAACGCAATGAGATCCAACGAATTTTAAGTGAATTATCAGCAGAGTTAGTCCCTCATCGTCAAGAGATCCTCCACAATGCATTTGTCATCGGTAAAATGGATTTGATGAATGCGAAAGCACGTTTTGGGAAAGAATTGAAGGCGATCGTGCCAACGATCAGCACAGAAAACATTGTTGATTTGAAGCAAGCTAGACACCCGTTGATTGATCAAGAGAAAGTTGTGCCAAACGATATCTCGATTGGGGAAAACTATCAAGCCATCGTCATTACTGGGCCGAATACTGGTGGGAAAACAATCACCTTGAAAACACTCGGCTTATTGCAACTGATGGGGCAAGCAGGTTTACCGATCCCAGCGGATGAAGAGAGCCAAATCGGGATCTTTGAAGATATTTTTGCAGATATCGGGGATGAACAATCGATCGAACAGAGTTTATCGACTTTCTCCTCACATATGACGAACACTGTGGATATCCTTTCAAAAGTCAATGAAAAAAGTTTAGTTTTATTTGACGAACTAGGTGCGGGAACTGATCCGCAAGAAGGTGCGGCTTTGGCGATCGCTATTTTAGATGATCTTGGAAAGAAATCAGCATACGTGATGGCAACGACTCACTATCCTGAATTGAAAGTCTATGGCTACAATCGTTCAAATACCATCAATGCAAGTATGGAGTTCAATGTGGATACCCTTAGCCCGACTTACCGTCTGTTGATCGGTGTACCGGGTAGAAGTAATGCATTTGAGATTTCAAGTCGTCTAGGGTTAGACAACCAAGTCATCGATGAAGCAAAGCAATTGATGAATGATGAAAGTCAAGACTTGAACGAAATGATCACTGACTTAGAAAATCGTCGAAAAATGGCAGAAACAGAATATTTAGAAATGCGTCATTATGTCGATGAAGCGCAACGCCTTTACAATGATTTGAAAGAAGCATACAGTTACTTCTTTGAAGAACGTGAACAAGAAATGGCAAAAGCAAAACAAAAAGCCAATGCACTCGTTTCTGAAGCAGAAGAGAATGCAGAAAAAATCATCGCAGATATTCGCAATTTACAAAAACAAGTAGGACAAGGGACAGTGAAGGAGCATCAATTGATCGATGCAAAATCACAGTTGGCAAACTTGCATCAAGAAGAACAACTGAAGAAAAATAAAGTCTTGAAAAAAGCGAAAGAACAGAAAACGTTAAAACCAGGTGATGAAGTGTTAGTCACGACGTATGGGCAACGTGGTACGTTATTACGTAAAAATGGCAACCAGTGGCAAGTGGAGATCGGTATCTTAAAGATGAATGTCTATGAAAGCGAATTGACACCGATCGCGCCACAAAAAGAACCACAACAACGAGTGATCCATACTGTTCGCTCAGATGCCAATTCAGCGGTCTCTAACCAACTTGATCTTCGTGGGAAACGCTATGAAGAAGCACTGAATGAAGTCGATCTATATTTAGATGCGGCAATCTTAGCTGGCTATGCTCAAGTAACGATCGTCCATGGAAAAGGGACAGGAGCATTAAGAACAGGAATCACCGATTATTTGAAAAATCATCGCAGTGTGAAGAGCTTTGATTTTGCGCCAGGAAACCAAGGTGGTAATGGTGCGACGATTGTTAAATTTAAATAA